The DNA segment TCGTCCAACAGCGTATGCGTACAAACAATAAGTTAACTGTTAGTGTTAAACCCAAACAAAGCACACCACCTATGCAGTCCTGGCTGTGTAGCCTACGCAGTGATCTCGAACTTGATTGTAAATAAGTCATTTATGAGCACAATTGTTTTTGCCTGCGTAAGTATTGCATTTTATCCTGAAATATGTTCCTTACTAATAGTATACAGTTTAcagatgtagattttttttcttcaagcctGGTTATGATTTTGCTCAGCGTTTGCCATTTTTCGGTCACTTCCCCTTCTGTTACGTAATGTacgtaaagtaaaaaaaaagaagtccgGTGGTGGTGTTATGAAAGATCTCCGACCCAGGTACACAACCTGCTGGATGCCTATCTGAAATGTACTACTTCATTACTACCATAGTCATCGAATTTGAGTAACATGTAAACCAaagataatattttttaaaaaaagttattgttTAGTGTACCATCTGTTCTCTTACTGTGCGAGTTAAGCTGTCTAGTATCACACTAGGCTTTAAAgctacgtgtttttttttgttttgttttttttaaatccttgtcACAGTACAAATTAAAGTCGTAGTCTGTGAGAGGACCCTGGTCAATAAGAGATTTGAATTTCAGAAATACTTTCATGTGTACTTCAGCGTGGTGCCTTGTCAAGTCAAAGTAAAAGTTTGAAAAGACACAAATGGAAGTGTTCTTAAGACAGTCACCCTGGCTTCTTCAGTTGGTGTCAGCATACAGAATGGTAGTTGGTTTTGTGAATTCAGTGTTGGGGCTCGGGTCAAATCAAGTGCAGGTAAATGTTTTAACCTATGACTTTGTCTAGGCACCCGGATTATCTATGATCGCAAGTTTCTGTTGGATCGCCGCAATTCCCCTCTTGCTCAGACTCCACCTGCTCACCTCCCTGTCATCCCTGGAGTAACCagtcccaaaaataaaaaagaagaaactaaAAATATGAATAAGCACGAGAGGAAGACAGCAGCAGGTCGGTTCCTTTGTTATTTCAATCTACTTCAGTTGCTTTGTGTACCATTTCTACAACTGTTACagatgtgcaatatatatatatatatatatatatatatatatatatatatatatatatgaattactTAAATCTTTTAAGCAAACACCTCCTGTCGGCATTGTATCACATTTGTTTTGAAACACGATCACACATGTTTTGACTGAGTGTGCCTTAAAATGGCTACCAAACTGTGGTCATGTTACTTTTTGCTTTCTGGATAATAGACCTCGCACTTTCTTATGTAAACAATAACGCACAAGTTGGTGTGGCCATGTCTTTTTCACAAATCCATTTAACTTCATGTCAGACTATTCTGTGAAAGACGACTAtccacacttttttatttttttttattttaacaaaaacaaaagtttggtgaattgcaacaaactaaaagtTACGTACTAACTGTAGATTatcctgtggttagtacggaGGACTAATGGTAGACTGCAGGATAGTTTCAGTTGCAACGAATCAAGTGCTTCTGCATACACTCTAGGTTTTAAGATGTTTTCAATTACAACGAACACAATGTGTCAGTCTCCTGACCCCTAGAGTATTGTAAAACAAGTTATTAAATTAATCCAGTGATTCTTTCCACTAAGCGCTGTACTAATTTACTTATGTGAA comes from the Acipenser ruthenus chromosome 13, fAciRut3.2 maternal haplotype, whole genome shotgun sequence genome and includes:
- the LOC117418188 gene encoding eukaryotic translation initiation factor 4E-binding protein 2-like yields the protein MSAGRQHSDSRSIPTRTVLISDTTQLPHDYCTTPGGTLFSTTPGGTRIIYDRKFLLDRRNSPLAQTPPAHLPVIPGVTSPKNKKEETKNMNKHERKTAAGDDSQFEMDI